In uncultured Propionivibrio sp., the sequence TCAACCGTGCCGACCAGGCCATGAACGAAGCCAAGCGCAACGGCCGCAATTGCGTGATCAGCGCGGACTGAGCGCCAGGCAATTCCAATAGCATCACACGAAACACGACCCCAGACACGCGAATGACAAGAATCGGCATTGACCTCGGCGGCACCAAGATCGAAGGCATCGCGCTCGGGCCGGACGGCGCGGAACTCGCCCGCATCCGCATCCCGACCCCGCGCGGCAGCTATCCCGACACGCTCGCGGCAATCGCCTCGCTGGTACACGCACTGGAAGCGAAAACGGCAACGACAGGCACGGTCGGACTCGGCATTCCCGGCGCCGAATCGACGCTCACCGGTAACATCAAGAACGCCAACTCGACCTGGCTGATCGGCCAGCCGCTGCGCCGTGACCTCGAACAGCACCTCGGCCGCCCGGTGCGCCTGAGCAACGATGCCAACTGTTTCGCCCTCTCCGAAGCCACCGACGGCGCCGCCGCCGGCGCCGAACTCGTCTTCGGCGTCATCCTCGGCACCGGCGTCGGCGGCGGCATCGTCGTCCGCCAGCAGGTCCTGCGCGGCGCCAACGCGATCGCCGGCGAATGGGGCCACAACCCGCTGCCCTGGCCGCAAGCGCTCGACGAACCGCTGCCCGAGTGCTATTGCGGCCGCGCCGGCTGCATCGAGACGTACCTGTCCGGCCCTGGCCTCGCCAAGGATCATACCCGCGTCACCGGCCAGGCGCTGTCGCCGGAAGCGATCGTCGCCGGCGCAAGCGGCGGCGATGCCGGCTGCGCCGCGACACTGGACCGCTACATCGAGCGTCTCGCCCGATCCCTCGCCACCGTCATCAACGTCCTCGATCCTGATGTCATCGTGCTGGGCGGCGGCCTGTCGAATGTCGGCGCCCTGTACGAGGAAACGCCGCAACGCTGGCACCGCTACGTTTTCTCCGACGAAGTCCGCACCCGGCTCGTTCGCGCCCGTCACGGCGACTCCTCGGGTGTGCGCGGCGCCGCCTGGCTCTGGGAGTAGCGCTGCCGGCCGTAAGGTCCGCCAGTTGACGGCACGGCGACGATGCGGCTTACTGCGGCCTTCGCGCCAATCGCTGAAATACCGTCCCGCCGCGACGGCAGTCCCCTCCCCTCGATTCGGCGCCCATTGACCAGGTCTTCAACGCCATGCCCAACAAAATCATCCTCGCCCTGTCCGGACTCGCCCTTGCCGTTAGCGCCTCGATCAGCCGCGCCGAAAGCACCGACTGTCCGGACATCGCCGACGACGCCCAACGCCTCGCCTGCTACGACCGCCAGTTCCGCTCGCCGCCCGCAGCCGCAGCCGTGGCAACGGCGAGCGCGGCGTCAGCCCCCGGGCGCAGCGCCGACCTCAAACCGCCGGTTGCCGCAAGCGCCTCGAAAATGAGCGAGGACTGGGACCTTTCGCCGGACAACACGCATTCGACCTTCGAGATCCGCAAGTACAAGCCGGTCTACATCCTGCTCGGCACCCATACCAACGACATCAACCGGCAACCGCAGTCGGCCAACCCGACCAACTCGGTCGGCAGCCCGCTGCCGGGCCTGCTGTCGAACGAAGCGCAGTTCCAGTTGAGCTTCAAGACCAAGGTCTGGGAAAACGTCTTCGGCAGCCGTGGCAACCTCTGGGTCGGCTACACGCAAAGCTCGCGCTGGCAGGTTTATAGCGGCGGCATCTCGCGCCCGTTCCGAGAGACGAACTACGAACCCGAGGCCATGCTGATGTTCCCGACCACGTCCTCCTTCGCCGGCTGGGACTGGCGTGTGGCCGGCATCGGCATCAACCACCAGTCGAACGGCCGCGCCAATCCGCTCTCGCGCAGCTGGAACCGGATCATCGGTCACCTCGGTGCCGAGCGCGGCGACACCAGCCTGCAGATCCGCCCCTGGATACGCATCAAGGAACACGCCGAAGACGACAACAACCCCGGCATCGAGAACTACGTCGGCCGCGCCGAAGTCATCGTCGCACAACGACTCGGCGAACATGTGCTGTCGCTGCAGGGCCGCCATTCGCTGCGCTTCGGCGAGAACTCGCGCGGATCGGTCAAGCTCGACTGGGCGATC encodes:
- a CDS encoding ROK family protein yields the protein MTRIGIDLGGTKIEGIALGPDGAELARIRIPTPRGSYPDTLAAIASLVHALEAKTATTGTVGLGIPGAESTLTGNIKNANSTWLIGQPLRRDLEQHLGRPVRLSNDANCFALSEATDGAAAGAELVFGVILGTGVGGGIVVRQQVLRGANAIAGEWGHNPLPWPQALDEPLPECYCGRAGCIETYLSGPGLAKDHTRVTGQALSPEAIVAGASGGDAGCAATLDRYIERLARSLATVINVLDPDVIVLGGGLSNVGALYEETPQRWHRYVFSDEVRTRLVRARHGDSSGVRGAAWLWE
- a CDS encoding phospholipase A, which encodes MPNKIILALSGLALAVSASISRAESTDCPDIADDAQRLACYDRQFRSPPAAAAVATASAASAPGRSADLKPPVAASASKMSEDWDLSPDNTHSTFEIRKYKPVYILLGTHTNDINRQPQSANPTNSVGSPLPGLLSNEAQFQLSFKTKVWENVFGSRGNLWVGYTQSSRWQVYSGGISRPFRETNYEPEAMLMFPTTSSFAGWDWRVAGIGINHQSNGRANPLSRSWNRIIGHLGAERGDTSLQIRPWIRIKEHAEDDNNPGIENYVGRAEVIVAQRLGEHVLSLQGRHSLRFGENSRGSVKLDWAIPISGHLKGHLSVFSGYGESMIDYNHRQTMFGAGISLVEW